One Cardiocondyla obscurior isolate alpha-2009 linkage group LG09, Cobs3.1, whole genome shotgun sequence genomic window, gtcaTACCTCATTGTTAATGTCAAATACGCcttcttgtattttttcatatatttcttttgccGTATTGATGAATGCTTCCTCAACATTGGCTGCAGTCTTAGCACTGGTTTCCATAAAGACAAGACCATGTTCCCGTGCGAAAGCTTCACCTTCTTCTCTCCTTACTTCTCTTCGACTATCCAGATCACTTTTGTTGCCAATTAACATGATAACCATATTGGAATTTGAATGTTGCCTTGCATCTTCCAGCCAAGTTGTAAGATGATTAAAAGTTTCCCTACGTGTAATGTCATATACCAATAGAGCACCGGCTGCTCCACGGTAATACGACCTTGTTATAGAACGAAATGCCTCTTGGCCTGCCTATAAAGCATAaatcaagaaaataattaacaatttcttttggtcataaaaaatcaaataaaacaataaaacaaaaaatttataaattttgttcatATTTtggtgaaatatatatatatataaaaattgtctacaaagataaaaattacaaaaatacaaataaattaaataattacagtgTCCCAAATCTGCAGCTTAATTTGCTTGCTATCAATGGTAATCATACGAGCTCCAAACTCAACTCCTATTGTCAAGTCATGAACTGGTTGAAATCTTTTGTCAGTAAATTGAAGAAGAAGACAGGATTTTCCAACTCctatataaaaacaaaatttttatatttataaattgtaataaaaagcCTTATTCTATATATCAGTTAGATTAAACACAAAATTCTTTGCCCTTGCATTTTacaacttattttaatatttataaatctttgtattatgtttgtaaaattccacttacataatttttgaaattaattaaccattgtttaacattttaacCCCCACTGATAATAATGCATCAATCTCCTGACGAAAATAGAgttgaaacaatatttttacacataa contains:
- the Rab2 gene encoding ras-related protein Rab-2, which translates into the protein MSYAYLFKYIIIGDTGVGKSCLLLQFTDKRFQPVHDLTIGVEFGARMITIDSKQIKLQIWDTAGQEAFRSITRSYYRGAAGALLVYDITRRETFNHLTTWLEDARQHSNSNMVIMLIGNKSDLDSRREVRREEGEAFAREHGLVFMETSAKTAANVEEAFINTAKEIYEKIQEGVFDINNEANGIKIGPQHSPTSPGGLAGTGGQGNAQGGGCC